A window of the Gossypium hirsutum isolate 1008001.06 chromosome A05, Gossypium_hirsutum_v2.1, whole genome shotgun sequence genome harbors these coding sequences:
- the LOC107920234 gene encoding uncharacterized protein — MDLKRKEIEYLVGDFVFLKVSSWKNILRFGWKGKLSPMFIGQYRILKRVGRVAYQLKLPPELDWIYDMFYVSMLRQYRSNPEHIVSTKEIEVKLDLTFEEEPVQVLDHDVKVLKRKSIPLVKVLWRNHSFEEAT, encoded by the coding sequence ATGGATCTGAAGCGTAAAGAGATTGAGTACTTAGTAGGAGACTTTGTTTTTCTTAAGGTGTCGTCGTGGAAAAATATACTGAGATTTGGttggaagggcaagttaagccctatgTTCATTGGGCAGTACCGTATATTGAAGCGTGTAGGACGGGTTGCCTATCAACTtaagttacctccagagttggactggatttatgacatgttttacgtTTCCATGCTGAGGCAATATCGCTCGAATCCTGAGCACATTGTCTCAACCAAGGAGATTGAGGTTAAGCtagatctgacctttgaggaggagccagttcaaGTTTTAGATCATGATGTAAAGGTTCTAAAGAGAAAGTCTATTCCACTAGTTAAAGTACTATGGCGTAATCACAGTTTTGAGGAAGCCACGTAG